One region of Kangiella marina genomic DNA includes:
- the queC gene encoding 7-cyano-7-deazaguanine synthase QueC — protein sequence MKKRAVILLSGGLDSTTALAMAQERGFECYTMSFNYGQRTVAELKAAKMVSAQFGAAKHIEVNLDMSEIGGSALTDHSIDVPTGDAITTEEAIPVTYVPARNTVFLSIALGWAEVLKAQHIFVGVNAVDYSGYPDCRPEFIQAFEGMANLATKAGVEGHKTVIEAPLIDMTKVQIIAEGIKLGVDYAKTVSCYKADEAGRACGECDSCILRKQGFETQGFTDPTLYQ from the coding sequence ATGAAAAAACGAGCGGTTATATTACTTTCTGGTGGTTTGGACTCAACAACGGCTTTAGCTATGGCTCAGGAGCGTGGTTTTGAGTGTTACACCATGAGCTTTAATTATGGTCAGCGAACCGTTGCTGAGCTCAAAGCTGCGAAGATGGTGTCGGCTCAATTTGGCGCGGCAAAGCATATCGAGGTTAATCTAGACATGTCTGAAATCGGTGGATCAGCCTTAACCGATCATTCGATTGATGTGCCCACTGGTGATGCTATCACCACTGAAGAGGCGATCCCTGTGACTTATGTCCCTGCGCGAAATACAGTGTTTCTTTCTATTGCCTTAGGCTGGGCGGAAGTCTTGAAGGCACAACATATCTTTGTCGGCGTTAATGCTGTCGACTATTCTGGCTATCCTGATTGTCGGCCTGAATTTATACAAGCCTTTGAGGGTATGGCTAATTTAGCAACCAAAGCAGGCGTAGAAGGGCACAAGACGGTGATTGAGGCGCCGCTTATCGATATGACCAAAGTTCAAATTATTGCCGAAGGCATCAAGCTGGGTGTTGATTATGCTAAGACCGTTTCCTGTTACAAGGCAGATGAAGCGGGCCGTGCTTGCGGTGAGTGTGATTCATGTATTTTGCGCAAACAAGGTTTCGAAACCCAAGGCTTTACTGATCCCACGCTTTATCAGTAG
- the tolQ gene encoding protein TolQ, which yields MSIAGLILEASVPVQLIMLLLLIISVMSWALIFQRSGVLNIAAKKSKQFEDKFWSGIDLSKLSGDLSQSTQKKQGLESLFLAGYKEFMRLRQQSGVSPEAVMDGTHRAMRVAHSREVEKLEQNLSFLATVGSVTPYIGLFGTVWGIMTSFIALGSVKQATLAMVAPGIAEALIATAMGLFAAIPAVIAYNRFTNRLQRIETQYENFLEEFSGILHRKAHS from the coding sequence ATGTCCATTGCTGGTCTTATTTTAGAAGCCAGCGTTCCAGTACAGCTGATTATGCTGTTACTTTTGATCATTTCTGTAATGTCTTGGGCGTTAATTTTTCAACGTTCTGGTGTCTTAAACATAGCGGCAAAAAAGAGTAAGCAGTTCGAGGATAAGTTTTGGTCCGGTATCGATCTGAGTAAATTATCGGGCGATTTGTCGCAAAGTACGCAAAAGAAACAGGGGCTTGAGTCTTTGTTTTTAGCGGGTTACAAAGAATTTATGCGCTTACGCCAACAAAGTGGCGTCAGCCCAGAGGCCGTGATGGACGGCACTCATCGAGCGATGCGCGTGGCGCACAGTCGTGAAGTTGAAAAGCTTGAGCAGAACTTATCGTTCTTAGCGACTGTCGGTTCGGTTACGCCTTATATTGGTCTATTCGGTACGGTTTGGGGCATCATGACCTCATTTATCGCGCTGGGTAGCGTTAAGCAGGCTACGCTGGCAATGGTCGCGCCCGGTATCGCTGAGGCTTTGATTGCGACGGCAATGGGTTTGTTCGCGGCGATTCCAGCCGTTATCGCCTATAACCGTTTTACTAATCGCTTACAGCGCATTGAAACCCAGTACGAAAACTTTTTAGAGGAGTTTTCGGGTATTTTGCACCGCAAGGCGCACAGCTAA
- the tolA gene encoding cell envelope integrity protein TolA: MPNKKKSLPIILSVVLHLVLIGAIVWKFIWEPNIPEHKYVDAPIQARIAQAPKTNPPPPSDDQEKKREQERLKKQQQEKERLEKLKREKELAEKKAQEQAEAEKRAQEQAELERKKKLALEKKLEEEKREKERLEEEKRQQAEAERKRKEEAEKKRLAEEQRKKEEAEKKRLAEEKRKKEEAERKKREEAERKRKEEERKRQEELERLQKELEAQEGEFFDAMEGDVKKAQALTELEKIKAQIRSKLVRLWNKPSALGSCTITIKTAPGGVVLDTIIVGGDDIYCQTGIAAINRASPLPYSENPDVIEELRTITFTFDPSLKD; encoded by the coding sequence ATGCCAAATAAGAAAAAATCTTTACCGATTATTTTATCCGTAGTACTACACTTAGTACTAATCGGCGCTATTGTCTGGAAGTTTATTTGGGAGCCCAATATTCCAGAGCACAAGTATGTTGATGCACCGATCCAAGCGCGTATCGCGCAAGCGCCAAAGACTAATCCACCGCCACCTAGCGATGATCAAGAGAAAAAGCGTGAGCAAGAGCGTTTAAAAAAGCAACAGCAAGAGAAAGAGCGCTTAGAAAAGTTGAAGCGTGAAAAAGAACTGGCTGAGAAAAAAGCGCAAGAACAAGCTGAGGCGGAGAAGCGAGCTCAAGAGCAGGCGGAGTTAGAGCGTAAGAAAAAGCTTGCCCTAGAGAAAAAACTCGAAGAAGAGAAACGTGAGAAAGAGCGTCTAGAGGAAGAAAAACGTCAACAAGCGGAAGCTGAGCGTAAGCGTAAAGAAGAGGCTGAGAAGAAGCGCTTGGCTGAAGAACAGCGTAAAAAAGAAGAAGCTGAGAAAAAGCGTTTAGCGGAAGAAAAGCGTAAGAAGGAAGAAGCTGAGCGTAAAAAACGTGAGGAAGCTGAGCGTAAACGCAAAGAAGAAGAACGCAAGCGTCAAGAAGAGCTGGAGCGACTGCAGAAAGAGCTTGAGGCTCAGGAAGGCGAGTTCTTCGATGCAATGGAAGGGGATGTTAAAAAAGCACAGGCTTTGACTGAGCTGGAAAAGATTAAAGCTCAAATTAGAAGTAAGTTAGTAAGGTTATGGAATAAGCCATCAGCGTTAGGCTCATGTACGATTACGATAAAAACAGCGCCTGGTGGAGTGGTTTTAGATACGATTATTGTCGGTGGTGACGATATTTATTGTCAGACTGGTATTGCTGCAATCAATCGTGCATCACCATTGCCGTACTCAGAAAATCCTGATGTCATCGAGGAACTGAGAACGATAACATTTACTTTTGACCCAAGTTTAAAAGATTAA
- a CDS encoding BsuPI-related putative proteinase inhibitor, with product MNTFSKITVAVSTLIAGVAASADSYLMASPGDYRSFKSSHDNTLSVSLINTMGGNWKQYSSFFGQKNQWLWLSSDGQEIYWLSESQKAELLFNADDPVGTEYRVQIDGCTERAKLASKSDAVKVGAGMFEQSVRLDFSGYCYDEGLESAWFAPGVGLVKWSKDSVLGSVVFELEHAKVGNMTLPNQDGIELSAQFPAETVMLNNQKSVEASITLINHSDEAITLDFTSGQTFDIYLYDDSGELVSLWSSEMMFTQALHSKTIKPGEAERFGGELQLVDLGGNQLEIGSYKIKIEIKGSFAPEASSFSHIPLSAESALHIDTTMGHY from the coding sequence ATGAATACTTTTAGTAAAATTACTGTCGCAGTATCAACACTCATCGCTGGCGTCGCTGCTTCGGCAGACAGCTATCTTATGGCTTCACCAGGCGACTATCGCAGCTTTAAAAGTTCACATGACAACACGCTTAGTGTGAGTCTCATTAATACCATGGGCGGAAACTGGAAGCAGTACTCCAGCTTTTTTGGACAGAAGAATCAATGGTTGTGGCTATCCAGTGATGGGCAGGAAATATACTGGTTAAGTGAGTCACAAAAGGCTGAATTATTATTCAATGCTGATGACCCTGTCGGAACTGAGTATCGGGTGCAGATTGATGGTTGTACTGAACGTGCTAAGTTAGCCAGCAAAAGCGATGCAGTAAAAGTCGGGGCAGGTATGTTTGAGCAGAGTGTGCGACTGGATTTTTCAGGCTACTGTTATGATGAGGGGCTTGAAAGTGCTTGGTTTGCTCCTGGCGTTGGCTTGGTTAAGTGGTCGAAAGACTCAGTGTTGGGCTCGGTTGTATTTGAACTAGAGCATGCTAAGGTGGGTAACATGACATTACCTAATCAAGACGGCATCGAACTTTCTGCGCAATTTCCAGCAGAAACGGTGATGCTGAATAATCAAAAGTCGGTCGAAGCTTCGATTACGCTAATCAACCACAGCGATGAGGCTATCACGCTTGACTTTACCTCTGGTCAAACCTTTGACATATACCTGTACGATGATAGCGGTGAGTTGGTGAGTCTGTGGTCATCTGAAATGATGTTCACGCAAGCGCTGCACTCGAAGACAATAAAGCCAGGTGAGGCGGAACGCTTCGGTGGAGAGCTACAGTTGGTTGATCTAGGAGGGAATCAACTTGAGATTGGAAGCTACAAAATTAAGATTGAGATTAAGGGAAGTTTTGCCCCTGAGGCCAGTAGCTTTAGCCATATTCCACTAAGCGCCGAGTCGGCCCTGCATATCGATACTACGATGGGGCATTATTAA
- the pal gene encoding peptidoglycan-associated lipoprotein Pal has protein sequence MKRSVQLLLALVAALALAACSTTEPAEDTTDNTVQQDDGSDAEAEALARQRAAEEAERQRIAALLENTTIYFDFDSDAIRSGDMELLEVHAKHIQATGKKVILEGHADERGTPEYNLALGERRAKSVAQLMRTYGVSGSQIEVISFGEESPANPGHTEQAWQENRRVEIKYQ, from the coding sequence ATGAAACGTTCGGTACAATTACTATTGGCTTTGGTTGCGGCATTAGCTCTAGCTGCATGTAGCACAACTGAGCCAGCAGAAGACACTACTGACAACACCGTTCAACAAGACGATGGTTCTGATGCAGAAGCTGAAGCGTTAGCACGTCAACGTGCAGCAGAAGAAGCTGAAAGACAACGCATCGCTGCATTGTTGGAAAACACAACAATTTACTTCGACTTCGACAGCGACGCTATCCGTAGCGGCGACATGGAGTTGTTAGAAGTTCATGCAAAGCACATCCAAGCGACTGGCAAGAAAGTTATCCTTGAAGGTCACGCGGACGAGCGCGGTACTCCTGAGTACAACTTGGCTCTAGGTGAGCGTCGTGCAAAATCAGTGGCTCAGTTAATGAGAACTTATGGTGTTTCTGGTAGTCAAATCGAAGTGATCAGCTTTGGTGAAGAGTCTCCAGCTAACCCTGGTCACACTGAGCAAGCATGGCAAGAAAACCGTCGTGTTGAAATTAAATATCAATAA
- the rlmN gene encoding 23S rRNA (adenine(2503)-C(2))-methyltransferase RlmN yields the protein MSNSQPVNEKTNLLNLTRDEMVEFFVELGEKPFRAQQVMKWIHQFGVDNFDDMTNISKACRQKLADVAVIEGPEVLNIQESSDGTIKWALKIPGGQAIETVFIPERHRGTLCVSSQVGCALECSFCSTGYQGFNRNLTTAEIIGQVWHAARYLNGKHKSDDRAVTNVVMMGMGEPLANYQPVINSMQLMLDDFAYGLSKRRVTLSTSGMVPQLDRMGDDIDVALAISLHAPNDELRDILVPINKKYPIKEFMASVHRYMEKSNAARKVTIEYVMLKDVNDSIEHAKQLAKLLKNTPCKINLIPFNPFPQTHYETSTPQAIDKFSDYLHRNGFVVVVRRTRGDDIDAACGQLAGKINDKTKRQQRRTQYSGDIDVRALV from the coding sequence ATGAGTAACTCTCAACCGGTTAACGAAAAAACCAACCTACTCAACCTGACGCGCGATGAAATGGTCGAGTTCTTTGTTGAACTTGGTGAAAAGCCATTTCGTGCTCAACAGGTCATGAAGTGGATTCATCAGTTTGGTGTCGATAATTTCGACGATATGACCAATATCAGTAAGGCGTGCCGCCAAAAACTAGCTGACGTAGCTGTGATCGAAGGCCCTGAAGTGTTAAATATTCAGGAGTCGAGCGATGGCACTATTAAGTGGGCGCTGAAAATTCCGGGCGGACAAGCCATTGAAACCGTATTTATTCCTGAGCGTCATCGCGGGACCTTGTGTGTTTCGTCGCAGGTCGGCTGTGCGCTTGAGTGTAGTTTTTGCTCAACGGGCTACCAAGGCTTTAACCGTAATTTGACCACGGCTGAGATCATCGGTCAGGTTTGGCATGCGGCGCGCTACTTAAATGGTAAGCACAAAAGTGATGACCGCGCAGTAACCAATGTGGTAATGATGGGCATGGGCGAGCCTTTGGCGAACTATCAGCCTGTAATCAACTCTATGCAACTGATGCTGGATGATTTTGCTTATGGGCTATCTAAGCGTCGTGTGACGCTCAGCACGTCTGGCATGGTGCCGCAGCTGGATCGCATGGGGGATGATATTGATGTGGCTTTGGCTATTTCTTTACATGCGCCAAATGATGAACTGCGTGATATATTGGTACCCATCAATAAGAAGTATCCGATTAAAGAGTTTATGGCGAGCGTGCATCGTTACATGGAGAAATCCAACGCGGCGCGTAAAGTAACGATTGAGTATGTGATGCTGAAAGATGTTAACGACAGCATAGAACATGCGAAACAGTTAGCTAAGCTATTGAAAAATACGCCTTGTAAGATTAATCTTATTCCGTTCAACCCGTTTCCGCAGACGCATTACGAGACGTCAACGCCACAAGCTATCGATAAGTTTAGTGATTATTTACATCGTAACGGCTTTGTTGTTGTGGTTCGCCGTACACGTGGTGATGATATCGATGCGGCATGTGGTCAATTGGCGGGTAAAATTAATGATAAAACAAAGCGCCAACAAAGACGTACCCAATACTCTGGAGATATCGACGTTAGAGCGCTAGTATAA
- the queE gene encoding 7-carboxy-7-deazaguanine synthase QueE, protein MSKLRITEIFHSLQGESLTVGLPTVFVRLTGCPLRCTYCDTDYAFGGGEWMSYEAILAEIEQYQCEHICMTGGEPLAQKRAYEFYHLLCEKGYKVSTETGGAHDISVLDKRVMVVMDLKTPDSGEMARNLYENIEHLKATDQVKFVICSRKDYDWCKMTIDKYHLTDKCEVLFSPSYGQVEYADLAEWILKDRLKVRMQVQLHKVIWGERQGV, encoded by the coding sequence TTGAGCAAATTAAGAATCACCGAGATCTTCCACTCCTTGCAAGGCGAAAGCTTAACGGTCGGCCTGCCGACAGTATTCGTGCGCCTCACTGGCTGCCCTTTACGTTGTACCTATTGCGATACGGACTACGCCTTTGGTGGGGGCGAGTGGATGAGTTATGAAGCAATTCTTGCTGAAATCGAGCAGTATCAATGTGAACATATTTGCATGACCGGAGGGGAGCCGCTGGCACAAAAGCGTGCTTATGAGTTTTATCATCTGTTGTGTGAAAAAGGGTATAAAGTGTCGACGGAAACCGGTGGCGCACATGACATATCCGTGCTCGACAAGCGGGTCATGGTGGTGATGGATCTTAAAACGCCTGATTCTGGTGAGATGGCGCGCAATCTGTACGAGAATATTGAGCACTTAAAAGCCACCGATCAGGTTAAGTTTGTCATCTGCAGCCGTAAAGATTACGACTGGTGTAAAATGACGATTGATAAATACCATCTCACGGATAAATGTGAAGTGTTGTTTTCACCAAGCTATGGCCAGGTAGAGTATGCGGATCTGGCTGAATGGATTTTGAAAGATCGTTTGAAGGTTAGGATGCAGGTGCAGCTGCATAAGGTCATATGGGGTGAGAGACAAGGCGTTTGA
- the tolB gene encoding Tol-Pal system beta propeller repeat protein TolB, producing the protein MKHICKKLVVLWLGLMAYAVNAEVQIYITEGRDDARPVAVVPFKFESDSEVSVQPPHDFAKIIADDLARSGKFKPAEVAELPQTPSQINEVDIEAWKELGVDGVVYGIVKETAPGKYMVSYDLIDPYNDKAVMESSIPSGSYPLVDQSFHLMLLKTKLVNSDNFRWGAHIAADEIYEALTGERGAFATQIAYVQVDRLAAKPYHLNVADSDGFNQTQVFASKSPIMSPTWSPDANKLAYVSFENGRSEIYIQTISTGQRELIASYKGFNSAPAWSPDGTKMAMVLSKDGNPELYVMDLASKSLTRLTRHYAIDTEPSWHPNGKSLIFTSDRGGKPQIYRVSLAGGDTERVTFEGRYNAGAEFAPDGKTIVMVHQNNGNFHVAAQDIDTGNLTVLTKTSLDESLSVAPNSSMIIFSTVDGRQKVLSAVSMDGRFKARLPANVGEVKAPAWSPFIL; encoded by the coding sequence ATGAAACATATTTGTAAAAAACTAGTGGTACTGTGGTTAGGCTTGATGGCCTATGCGGTTAATGCCGAGGTTCAAATTTATATTACTGAGGGGCGTGATGATGCGCGCCCAGTAGCGGTTGTACCGTTCAAATTTGAAAGTGATTCCGAAGTATCGGTGCAGCCACCACACGATTTCGCCAAGATCATTGCTGATGATTTAGCGCGCAGTGGTAAATTTAAACCGGCTGAGGTCGCTGAATTGCCACAAACACCGAGCCAGATTAATGAAGTGGATATTGAGGCTTGGAAAGAGCTGGGCGTTGACGGTGTGGTATACGGTATCGTTAAAGAGACGGCACCGGGAAAGTATATGGTGTCGTATGATCTGATTGACCCATACAATGATAAAGCGGTGATGGAGTCGAGTATTCCATCGGGTAGTTATCCGTTGGTCGATCAGTCGTTCCACTTGATGCTGCTGAAAACCAAGCTGGTTAACAGTGATAACTTCCGTTGGGGCGCACACATTGCCGCCGACGAGATTTATGAAGCACTGACTGGTGAGCGTGGCGCTTTTGCAACGCAAATTGCCTATGTTCAGGTTGACCGTCTGGCTGCAAAGCCCTACCACCTAAACGTGGCCGACAGCGACGGTTTCAATCAAACTCAAGTATTTGCGTCAAAAAGTCCGATTATGTCGCCAACCTGGTCGCCAGATGCAAATAAATTGGCGTATGTTAGCTTCGAGAATGGACGTTCAGAAATCTATATTCAGACAATTTCAACGGGTCAGCGTGAGCTAATCGCGAGTTATAAAGGGTTTAACAGTGCTCCGGCATGGTCACCTGACGGCACAAAAATGGCAATGGTGCTGTCTAAAGACGGCAATCCGGAGCTTTACGTGATGGACTTGGCGAGCAAAAGCTTAACAAGACTGACGCGTCACTATGCAATTGACACCGAACCATCGTGGCATCCAAATGGTAAAAGTTTGATATTCACCTCAGATCGAGGAGGAAAACCGCAAATTTATAGAGTTTCACTTGCAGGAGGTGATACAGAAAGGGTAACCTTCGAAGGAAGGTACAATGCTGGTGCAGAGTTTGCGCCAGACGGAAAGACTATTGTGATGGTTCACCAAAACAATGGTAATTTCCATGTAGCCGCACAAGACATTGACACGGGGAACCTGACTGTTTTGACAAAAACCAGTCTAGATGAGTCTTTGTCAGTTGCTCCAAACAGTAGCATGATTATTTTCTCTACCGTTGACGGGCGACAAAAAGTTTTAAGTGCGGTATCAATGGATGGACGCTTTAAAGCAAGACTACCGGCTAACGTAGGTGAAGTTAAAGCACCCGCGTGGTCGCCGTTTATTTTGTAA
- a CDS encoding RodZ domain-containing protein → MTDDTEQTSQEHEFGPGALLKQTREEQGLSLEEVSTRLKLTLTVLKKIESDDYEGDLPVTFYRGYLKNYAELLGLDEVDVNANFSQYCQKNNLFNQPPPKLEGFELEKPFNSSNWVFKVITSIIILALLFAIYYVVVEKELWKKFAPDNEQEQSLDIDDTGLQIEQSNQSDTPLETDDPVSNDDASSELLIEEEEPEVEDNKSADDLRESSGELSLESNAQNSQETPQPSAVSGGILGLNFSDDCWVRIEDGAGKVLALGIKSAGSSLQLSGETPYHLTLGKASAVQLTYQGESIDLSGYPDTRAAKLTLGNDV, encoded by the coding sequence ATGACTGATGATACTGAGCAAACATCGCAGGAGCATGAATTTGGTCCTGGCGCCTTATTGAAGCAAACTCGTGAAGAGCAAGGGCTTTCACTCGAGGAGGTTTCTACTCGGCTTAAGCTAACGCTAACGGTTTTGAAAAAAATTGAAAGTGACGATTATGAAGGGGACTTACCGGTAACCTTCTATCGCGGTTATTTGAAAAATTATGCCGAGTTGCTTGGACTTGATGAAGTGGATGTTAACGCTAACTTCAGCCAGTACTGTCAGAAAAACAATTTATTCAATCAGCCGCCGCCCAAGCTAGAAGGGTTTGAATTAGAGAAACCCTTTAACTCCAGTAACTGGGTTTTTAAAGTGATTACCTCCATTATTATCCTGGCTCTTTTATTTGCCATTTATTATGTGGTTGTTGAAAAAGAGTTGTGGAAAAAATTTGCTCCCGATAATGAGCAAGAGCAAAGTTTGGACATTGACGATACTGGATTACAGATCGAGCAAAGTAACCAGTCAGATACTCCATTAGAAACGGATGATCCCGTGAGTAATGACGACGCTTCTTCTGAATTGCTTATTGAAGAGGAGGAGCCGGAGGTTGAAGACAACAAGTCTGCTGATGACCTAAGAGAATCTTCGGGTGAACTTAGCTTAGAAAGCAATGCGCAAAATTCTCAAGAAACACCTCAGCCTAGTGCTGTTTCTGGTGGCATTTTGGGCTTGAACTTTAGTGATGACTGCTGGGTGCGTATCGAAGATGGTGCTGGTAAAGTGTTAGCTCTTGGAATTAAGTCTGCCGGTTCTAGCTTGCAACTATCCGGAGAAACCCCATATCACTTGACCTTGGGTAAGGCGTCAGCGGTACAATTAACTTATCAAGGCGAGTCTATCGATTTATCGGGCTATCCTGACACTCGTGCTGCTAAGCTAACACTAGGTAATGATGTTTAA
- the ybgF gene encoding tol-pal system protein YbgF translates to MNYRYSKIIALSLLTASAVGNAAAPVVDGKAVDAIQQYQENDQTQLVGELMRQVMQLQQEVSYLRGQSEEQGYLIQKLQRQQKELYADLDRRLTEASQGGLSGEGLSTVGGSESGQGSDDQNLSEAQKSYNKAFSQFSNKEYAFAKDSFKSFLKEHPKHPLAANAHYILGQLHVNDKEYKQATFEFEAVYSQFPDAEIKDRAMLKLAQTHELNGNKGEAKKTYQALAKAFPNTTAGKLAKVKLSSM, encoded by the coding sequence ATGAATTATCGTTATTCTAAAATAATCGCACTTTCATTGCTCACAGCATCTGCTGTGGGCAATGCCGCTGCGCCAGTAGTAGATGGCAAAGCCGTTGATGCGATACAGCAATATCAAGAAAATGACCAAACTCAACTCGTTGGCGAATTGATGCGCCAAGTCATGCAGCTTCAACAGGAAGTCAGTTACTTGCGTGGCCAAAGCGAAGAGCAAGGCTATTTGATCCAAAAGCTGCAACGTCAGCAAAAAGAATTATATGCCGATCTTGATCGTCGCTTAACTGAAGCGAGTCAAGGTGGTTTGTCTGGTGAAGGTCTATCCACGGTCGGTGGCTCTGAATCAGGTCAAGGCTCTGATGATCAAAATTTAAGTGAAGCCCAAAAAAGCTATAACAAGGCTTTTTCGCAGTTCAGCAATAAAGAGTATGCCTTCGCTAAAGATTCCTTTAAGAGCTTTCTCAAAGAACACCCCAAACATCCTTTGGCTGCCAACGCGCACTATATTCTTGGGCAATTACATGTTAATGACAAAGAATATAAGCAAGCAACCTTTGAGTTTGAGGCTGTGTATAGCCAGTTTCCAGATGCAGAGATTAAAGACAGAGCGATGCTAAAATTAGCCCAGACGCACGAGCTAAATGGCAATAAGGGTGAAGCTAAGAAAACCTATCAAGCTCTGGCTAAGGCTTTCCCGAATACTACTGCAGGAAAGCTGGCTAAGGTCAAACTAAGCTCCATGTAA
- the tolR gene encoding protein TolR — MPQLVRRQRRRLNAEINVVPYIDVMLVLLVIFMITAPLITAGIQVDLPTAEAEPMSPEQSTPFIVSINSDGQYYLEIGSSAGRPEPLSREELLDTVLTELETSPESPILINGDKSVPYGDVVELMDQLRQVAGIENVGLMTQQPN, encoded by the coding sequence ATGCCGCAACTTGTACGCAGACAAAGACGCCGACTTAACGCTGAGATCAATGTGGTTCCTTACATTGATGTGATGCTGGTGCTGTTGGTGATTTTTATGATTACCGCGCCGCTGATCACCGCGGGTATCCAAGTCGACTTGCCGACTGCTGAAGCTGAGCCGATGTCACCAGAGCAAAGCACGCCGTTTATTGTGTCGATTAACTCTGATGGACAGTATTACTTAGAAATTGGCAGTTCTGCTGGGCGTCCAGAGCCTTTGAGCCGTGAGGAGTTGTTGGATACGGTTCTGACTGAGCTTGAAACCTCGCCTGAGTCGCCGATTTTGATTAATGGTGATAAGTCAGTACCCTACGGTGATGTGGTTGAATTGATGGATCAGTTGAGACAAGTCGCAGGGATAGAGAATGTTGGTTTGATGACGCAACAGCCTAACTAG
- the pilW gene encoding type IV pilus biogenesis/stability protein PilW yields the protein MKYVNWIVLGAVVAVSGCQTTSRTTTKAATNDRIEVTESDYNATKAAQSRLALGLKYIETGYMERAKQNLVKAYEHNPDLPDVLYGLGYYYQSVYEFDKADSYYRRALRKAPDNPDYLNAYGAFLCESKKEYGEGVKYFLKAIEQPDYTSVGEAYENAGFCSLNAKQFTQAEEYFEKALTLNPNLDKSLYGLASVHFQKGNPKRASDYLYRFEGRTKPTADSLLLGYKVARETGHRVSMKSYGEKLMQLFPNTRQATEYLSIR from the coding sequence ATGAAATATGTTAACTGGATTGTGCTAGGTGCAGTTGTGGCTGTAAGCGGTTGCCAGACAACCTCGAGAACGACAACAAAAGCTGCAACCAATGATCGTATTGAAGTTACAGAGTCAGATTATAATGCAACTAAAGCGGCACAATCTCGATTGGCATTGGGTTTAAAATACATTGAAACCGGTTATATGGAGCGTGCTAAGCAGAACCTTGTCAAAGCTTACGAGCACAACCCCGACTTACCCGATGTTTTATATGGTTTGGGTTATTACTATCAGTCAGTATATGAGTTTGATAAGGCCGATAGTTATTACCGTCGAGCATTGCGCAAAGCTCCCGACAACCCGGATTACTTAAATGCTTACGGCGCTTTTCTTTGTGAATCAAAAAAAGAATATGGAGAGGGTGTTAAGTACTTCTTAAAAGCCATTGAGCAGCCTGACTATACATCGGTCGGAGAGGCTTATGAAAATGCAGGTTTTTGCAGCTTAAATGCGAAACAGTTCACGCAAGCAGAAGAATATTTTGAAAAAGCACTGACTCTTAACCCAAATTTAGACAAATCATTGTATGGTCTAGCAAGTGTGCATTTCCAAAAAGGAAATCCTAAGCGTGCTTCGGATTACTTATATCGCTTTGAAGGGCGCACGAAGCCAACGGCTGACTCTTTGCTACTTGGCTATAAAGTCGCTCGTGAAACTGGCCATCGAGTCAGTATGAAAAGCTACGGTGAAAAATTGATGCAGCTATTTCCGAACACAAGACAAGCCACTGAATATCTAAGCATTCGATAA
- the ndk gene encoding nucleoside-diphosphate kinase: protein MAVERTFSIVKPDAVAKNVIGEIYSRFERAGLRIVASKMIHLSREKAEGFYAEHKERPFFGALVDFMTSGPVMVQVLEGENAIKANREIMGATNPAEALRGTIRADYAVSVDENAAHGSDSPESAEREISYFFSTEEICPRTR, encoded by the coding sequence ATGGCTGTTGAACGTACTTTTTCTATCGTAAAACCTGACGCAGTAGCGAAAAACGTTATTGGTGAAATTTACTCACGTTTCGAGCGCGCGGGTCTTCGCATCGTTGCTTCTAAAATGATTCACTTGTCTCGTGAAAAAGCAGAAGGCTTCTATGCTGAGCACAAAGAACGTCCTTTCTTCGGCGCATTGGTTGACTTTATGACATCTGGTCCAGTGATGGTTCAAGTGCTAGAAGGCGAAAACGCAATCAAAGCAAACCGTGAAATCATGGGTGCTACAAACCCTGCAGAAGCGCTACGTGGTACGATTCGTGCTGACTACGCGGTATCTGTGGACGAAAACGCAGCACATGGCTCAGATAGCCCTGAATCAGCTGAGCGCGAAATCAGCTACTTCTTTTCTACGGAAGAGATTTGTCCTCGCACTCGCTAA